The window AACGTGAtactaaaactaaactaaactaaacacATTTCGCTGTCACTATGTCCTTGATGTGGTTGCGCTGATACGGAGAAAATGTCTTGTGCACGCTCAACATCCTTTGTTGGTTTTTCAGCTTTGAGAGTTCCGTATGGTTGTTGATTGACGTCAGACCATAGTTGTAGAGATCATTTCCTTCCAGGCCTTTTGAACCCACATCTCCCGCGTAAACCAGTATGACGTCACCTAGCAGTTtgaattaaaaagttaatttaatttttatacacaCAGATGTATCGGGATTATACAGGCAGAGGAAGTGGTGAAGAGGTAGACAGATGGATAACCAAATTACAAGACTGACATATCAGGATTATACAGACGGGCAGAGGAAGTGGTGAAGAGGTAGACAGATGGATAACCAAATTACAAGACTGACATATCAGGATTATACAGACGGGCAGAGGAAGTGGTGAAAAGGTAGATAGATGGACAACTGAATTACAAGACTGACATATCAGGATTATACAGACGGGCAGAGGAAGTGGTGAAAAGGTAGATAGATGGATAACCAAATTACAAGACTGACACATCAGGATTATACAGACGGGCAGAGGAAGTGGTGAAAAGGTAGACAGGTGGATAACCAAATTACAAGACTGACACATCAGGATTATACAGACGGGCAGAGGAAGTGGTGAAGAGATAGACAGATGGATAACCAAATTACAAGACTGACACATCAGGATTATACAGACGGGCAGAGGAAGTGGTGAAGAGATAGACAGATGGATAACCAAATTACAAGACTGACACATCAGGATTATACAGACGGGCAGAGGAAGTGGTGAAGAGATAGACAGATGGATAACCAAATTACAAGACTGACACATCAGGATTATACAGACGGGCAGAGGAAGTGGTGAAGAGATAGACAGATGGATAACCAAATTACAAGACTGACACATCAGGATTATACAGACGGGCAGAGGAAGTGGTGAAGAGATAGACAGATGGATAACCAAATTACAAGACTGACACATCAGGATTATACAGACGGGCAGAGGAAGTGGTGAAGAGATAGACAGATGGATAACCAAATTACAAGACTGACATATCAGGATTATACAGACGGGCAGAGGAAGTGGTGAAGAGATAGACAGATGGATAACCAAATTACAAGACTGACATATCAGGATTATACAGACGGGCAGAGGAAGTGGTGAAAAGGTAGACAGATGGATAACCAAATTACAAGACTGACATATCAGGATTATACAGACGGGCAGAGGAAGTGGTGAAAAGGTAGATAGATGGACAACTGAATTACAAGACTGACATATCAGGATTATACAGACGGGCAGAGGAAGTGGTGAAAAGGTAGATAGATGGACAACTGAATTATAAGACTGACATATCAGGATTATACAGACGGGCAGAGGAAGTGGTGAAAAGGTAGATAGATGGACAACTGAATTACAAGACTGACATATCAGGATTATACAGACAGGCAGAGGAAGTGGTGAAGAGGTAGATAGATGGACAACTGAATTACAAGACTGACATATCAGGATTATACAGACGGGCAGAGGAAGTGGTGAAAAGGTAGACAGATGGATAAGCAAATTACAAGACTGACATATCAGGATTATACAGACAGGCAGAGGAAGTGGTGAAAAGGTAGACAGATGGATAAGCAAATTACAAGACTGACATATCAGGATTATACAGACGGGCAGAGGAAGTGGTGAAGAGGTAGACAGATGGATAAGCAAATTACAAGACTGACATATCAGGATTATACAGACGGGCAGAGGAAGTGGTGAAGAGGTAGACAGATGGATAAGCAAATTACAAGACTGACATATCAGGATTATACAGACGGGCAGAGGAAGTGGTGAAGAGGTAGATAGATGGATAAGCAAATTACAAGACTGACATATCAGGATTATACAGACGGGCAGAGGAAGTGGTGAAGAGGTAGACAGATGGATAACCAAATTACAAGACTGACATATCAGGATTATACAGACGGGCAGAGGAAGTGGTGAAGAGGTAGACAGATGGATAACCAAATTACAAGACTGACATATCAGGATTATACAGACGGGCAGAGGAAGTGGTGAAGAGGTAGATAGATGGATAACCGAATTACAAGACTGACATATCAGGATTATACAGACGGGCAGAGGAAGTGGTGAAGAGGTAGACAGATGGATAACCGAATTACAAGACTGACATATCAGGATTATACAGACGGGCAGAGGAAGTGGTGAAGAGGTAGACAGATGGATAACCGAATTACAAGACTGACATATCAGGATTATACAGACGGGCAGAGGAAGTGGTGAAAAGGTAGACAGATGGACAACCGAATTACAAGACTGACATATCAGGATTATACAGACGGGCAGAGGAAGTGGTGAAAAGGTAGACAGATGGATAACCAAATTACAAGACTGACATATCAGGATTATACAGACGGGCAGAGGAAGTGGTGAAAAGGTAGACAGATGGATAACCAAATTACAAGACTGACACATCAGGATTATACAGACGGGCAGAGGAAGTGGTGAAAAGGTAGATAGATGGATAACCAAATTACAAGACTGACATATCAGGATTATACAGACGGGCAGAGGAAGTGGTGAAAAGGTAGACAGATGGATAACCAAATTACAAGACTGACACATCAGGATTATACAGACGGGCAGAGGAGACTGACACATCAGGATTATACAGACGGGCAGAGGAAATGGTGAAAAGGTAGATAGATGGATAACCAAATTACAAGACTGACATATCAGGATTATACAGACGGGCAGAGGAAGTGGTGAAAAGGTAGACAGATGGATAACCAAATTACAAGACTGACATATCAGGATTATACAGACGGGCAGAGGAAATGGTGAAAAGGTAGACAGATGGATAACCAAATTACAAGACTGACATATCAGGATTATACAGACGGGCAGAGGAAATGGTGAAAAGGTAGACAGATGGATAACCAAATTACAAGACTGACACATCAGGATTATACAGACGGGCAGAGGAAGTGGTGAAAAGGTAGATAGATGGACAACTGAATTATAAGACTGACACATGTGTATATCACAGCTATATGGTTGTAAACAAGtgtagttgtgtcattaaatatattattaattagacaTTTAGGGTAATAATCGTTTATAGTTAGTCACTTACTTtattacagtttatatattaatagtgaGGGTAATGTTATCGGTTGATTGGTTTAGATTGGAtattgggttgttgtttttaatggcATGTTTAATTAGTGACGGTTGACTAAATACAGTGACGCTTAGGACAGTAACACTGCACGCTGGGTATTTCCCCACCTGTTCCCGCCAAAATTAACCACACCCGATCTAATTTTTGTTGTTCTGCTTTTATCTGAAGAAATCGTTGAATCCACGACTGCAAAGTCAAAGATAACTTGACATATATTTTCACATGAgaggttttttggtgggtttttttgcgaAACCAGACttatatttttgttcatataagacaaatgtatgaaatatgttttttttatatacataaatagttaacttttcttcttacgccaaactaaattgaaattatttacaaaatgttttttatgtaGGAGGATGGTCTGACTATAGACAGacgggagacagacagacagacatacatggTGCTTACCGCGCAGATcccacagagtgcgcacagtgAGCAGCCGGAGGTCTCCAAGTCCTTTACGCGGATCTTCCAGGATGACGTTCCTTTCATTAAAGTCGACGAACATCATGTACACCTTAGCGTGGGGAATCGAACTGAGATCCTCGTGTCGGTGAACTGTGAACCCAGTCACCTCAACCCGGACTTGCATTCTAGTTGCAGACGCAGTGCAGATGTCTCGCACACTCTTCAGATGGGTGCGACTCGTCTCGGTATAGAAACCCACAACACAAACATCAGTGGTGGGACGTGGAGCTGCCTCTCGGGATCGATAGGGCTGGGAGGAGCTCTGGAAATTAAGGTTTGTTATTTAGCATTGGGGGAGACAAGGAGTGGGATGTGGAGGTAGACAGTCAAGCCGAATAACTAGATTTGCTCTCGGAAAAGGAAAACAGGACAAAAGGCtttaaaagagaaagaaaagaagatatatatatatatgtatctatgtatgtatgtatgtatgtatattctctgtgtgtgtgtgcatgtgcgcgtgtgtgatttatttacatctaatttgcaaagttatcaaattctgaaagtatgtgatctgaaaaatatcacatactttgattacactggatatgctagctaatacatgataaatatattaatcctataacttacctatGAAattcatgtcataaacccatgtgataatttagtgtattaacctgtGTAATACTGATATGCAAATTGGCACGGTCTCcaggtaataatgtgttgctgtaaATGGGtcatacatttttttacaaggcaacaagacctgtatacctgaccATAAAGTGTTTAaatgatttagttaaaatgtgtgatgtcaaactaatttgtgctcaTATCACAGATGGAGGTGACTTTAGTacaaatggaataaaattgttatttcataagtgttataggatacaGAACCTTctacaaataccgattaacatagactcggttgatattttccatattaaaaaacactcgtgaGAAATCCTCTTTGTATTCACACGAGTCTACTAggttataataacaataacaataacaataataatgattattattattattattattattattattattaaaagtagTGCTCAATCATAAAACATATTCTGATTTGAACCCATAATAATGGTAATTAAAGTCGAACACTCTCGGAAAGAAGGCTGCCAGATATACTTCAATTAATTTGTCACAACCATGTAAACAAACTACACATTTAATAAAGCTGGCATGCAAGTCACGTTAGGCCTGCGATTCCCGAGGAATGAAGGTCCCGTAGGACTATTGATTATTATTCCTAGAAACCGAGGTCCTGAAGCAGGTGACTTAGTTACCAGTTAAggtggtacgtagcccagtggtaaaatgctcacttgatgtgcggtcagtctgggatcaatccctgttagtgggctcattgggctatttctcgttcctggcAGTGcataacgactggtatatcaaaggatgtggtatgtgctaccctgtctgtgggaaggtgcataaaaaagattcTTTGCTCCTAATGGAATANNNNNNNNNNNNNNNNNNNNNNNNNNNNNNNNNNNNNNNNNNNNNNNNNNNNNNNNNNNNNNNNNNNNNNNNNNNNNNNNNNNNNNNNNNNNNNNNNNNNNNNNNNNNNNNNNNNNNNNNNNNNNNNNNNNNNNNNNNNNNNNNNNNNNNNNNNNNNNNNNNNNNNNNNNNNNNNNNNNNNNNNNNNNNNNNNNNNNNNNggtttaaatattacattgatTTTTGTGCAAATATACTATCCacgacaataaataaatacacttttatttgttatacggTGTTATTGCCGTCATATacagaggttgaaactaggttGGGTCCCCCAAAAATGacttgcaattttcagcaaactgatggttttactattaaaaatattaattaaatctcttaaatggtatttGACCCCCTATTTTcatgcaggtagattagattgaggtgccacactttttattgctgtacttccctGGTGTATTGATTTTTGATTTCTCCGGATAACACTGGGatttttcatattagcattacttccaaacagctatatagggctacaaacaaatcactacgcatttttgcatgaattacaactaagtTTGCAGGTAATGATGAacatacatggtaaaaaggcttcagattagcacattttacccgaatatctctatcatttttgcccgaatagtAGGATTTGCTCCATCACTAGGGGGCagtggcccccccccccccccgcctccctgtcttgtacgcttatgagGGGCGAGATGTATCTCAGTTGTAAagtactcgcctgatgcgctgtctgtctaggatcgatcc of the Gigantopelta aegis isolate Gae_Host chromosome 12, Gae_host_genome, whole genome shotgun sequence genome contains:
- the LOC121386242 gene encoding uncharacterized protein LOC121386242; the protein is MQVRVEVTGFTVHRHEDLSSIPHAKVYMMFVDFNERNVILEDPRKGLGDLRLLTVRTLWDLRGDVILVYAGDVGSKGLEGNDLYNYGLTSINNHTELSKLKNQQRMLSVHKTFSPYQRNHIKDIVTAKCV